A portion of the Gossypium arboreum isolate Shixiya-1 chromosome 8, ASM2569848v2, whole genome shotgun sequence genome contains these proteins:
- the LOC108465185 gene encoding protein HIRA-like isoform X2 produces MLASGSLDNTIHVWNMSNGICTAVLRGHSSLVKGVAWDPIGSFIASQSDDKTVIIWRTSDWSLAHRTEGHWAKSLGSTFFRRLGWSPCGHFITTTHGYQKPRHSAPVLERGEWAATFDFLGHNAPVIVVKFNHSMFKRNSANSQEAKATPVGWVNGAAKIGGKESQPYNVIAIGSQDRTITVWTTASPRPLFVAKHFFGQSVVDLSWSPDGYSLFACSLDGTVATFHFEVKELGHRLSDAELDELKRSRYGDVRGRQANLAESPAQLLLEAASAKQTTSKKVALDVQQNQIPVKSSLDLGVTNKSSKPPNNDGKKSGLSASDGLTKPVTSARVTSPVKQREYRRADGRKRIIPEAVGVPTQQENISGGAQSQALDFPVASSDPRKNDNGIVPADGGLREATSRGTVGKNFDLKECSGVTARATITDSLVIEKVSAGQDHSINVEQSGSLKPSGSTTGSTKSLSIRVFDEKEGNDLTPVCLEACPKEHAVTDIVGAGNACMTKETAIICTRGGQTLWSDRISGKVSVLAGNANFWAVGCEDGCLQVYTKCGRRALPTMMMGSAATFIDCDESWKLLLVTRKGSLYLWDLLNRNCLLRDSLASLITLDHNSSTKGTIKVISVKLSKSGFPLVVLATRHAFLFDTSLMCWLRVADDCFPASNFASSWNLGSTQTGELASLQVDVRKYLARKPGWSRVTDDGVQTRAHLEAQLASSLALKSPNEYRQSLLSYIRFLAREADESRLREVCESFLGPPTGMASDSKNPAWDAYVLGMKKHKLLREDILPAMASNRKVQRLLNEFMDLLSEYASIENNLDQRDPSPLTVSQPEIDPMDSNPATCQTDTVEPTTDKKENPSPGIIDQMDSILSNQVNSGTKSSDQVNQAPTIEDPAGS; encoded by the exons ATGTTGGCTAGTGGGAgtttggacaacactatccacgTATGGAATATGAGTAACGGTATCTGCACGGCTGTGCTTAGGGGTCATTCTAGTCTGGTTAAAGGAGTTGCCTGGGATCCCATTGGGTCCTTCATAGCGAGCCAATCTGATGACAAGACCGTTATTATATGGCGAACAAGTGACTGGAGTCTTGCCCATAGAACAGAGGGCCACTGGGCAAAATCA CTGGGATCTACATTTTTCAGGCGGCTTGGATGGTCACCTTGTGGTCATTTCATAACTACCACTCATGGTTACCAAAAGCCAAGGCATTCCGCACCTGTTCTTGAGAGAGGGGAATGGGCTGCAACGTTTGACTTCTTAGGCCACAATGCACCGGTTATCGTAGTGAAGTTTAATCACTCAATGTTCAAAAGAAATTCAGCCAATTCGCAGGAAGCGAAAGCCACTCCTGTTGGCTGGGTGAACGGAGCTGCTAAGATTGGCGGGAAAGAATCACAGCCATATAATGTAATTGCAATTGGGAGTCAGGACCGCACTATAACTGTATGGACAACTGCAAGTCCTCGCCCACTCTTTGTTGCCAAGCATTTCTTTGGTCAAAGTGTTGTGGATTTATCATG GAGCCCCGATGGCTATTCTCTCTTTGCTTGTTCATTGGATGGAACTGTGGCTACTTTCCATTTCGAAGTGAAAGAACTGGGCCACAGGTTAAGTGATGCCGAACTTGATGAGTTAAAGAGGAGTCGTTATGGTGATGTAAGAGGTCGACAGGCAAATTTGGCAGAGAGCCCGGCACAGTTATTGCTCGAAGCTGCTTCAGCCAAGCAAACCACTAGTAAGAAAGTAGCTTTGGATGTTCAGCAGAATCAGATACCTGTAAAATCATCTCTTGACTTGGGGGTAACAAACAAAAGTTCCAAGCCACCAAACAATGATGGAAAGAAGAGTGGGCTTTCCGCTAGTGATGGATTAACTAAACCGGTGACGTCTGCTCGGGTTACTAGCCCTGTAAAACAAAGAGAATACAGACGTGCTGATGGTAGAAAGAGAATCATTCCCGAAGCCGTCGGCGTTCCTACTCAGCAGGAGAATATTAGCGGCGGTGCTCAGTCTCAAGCATTAGATTTCCCTGTTGCATCATCTGATCCCCGAAAAAATGATAACGGCATAGTTCCTGCTGATGGTGGTTTGAGAGAAGCTACTAGCAGGGGAACCGTTGGCAAAAATTTTGACTTAAAGGAGTGCTCAGGGGTTACTGCTCGGGCTACTATTACTGACAGTCTGGTTATTGAAAAAGTTTCTGCTGGCCAAGATCATAGTATCAATGTAGAACAGTCTGGAAGCTTGAAACCATCAGGTTCCACCACCGGCTCTACCAAATCTCTCTCGATTAGGGTATTTGACGAAAAAGAAGGGAATGATTTGACTCCGGTTTGCTTGGAAGCGTGTCCCAAGGAACATGCTGTGACCGACATTGTTGGTGCGGGAAATGCATGTATGACTAAAGAAACAGCAATCATCTGCACAAGAGGGGGTCAAACACTTTGGTCTGATCGTATATCAGGAAAAGTTTCGGTCTTAGCCGGAAATGCAAACTTTTGGGCTGTCGGATGTGAAGATGGGTGTTTACAG GTTTATACAAAGTGTGGAAGACGTGCATTGCCGACCATGATGATGGGATCTGCTGCAACCTTTATAGATTGCGACGAGAGCTGGAAATTATTATTGGTGACGAGGAAAGGATCTTTGTATTTATGGGATCTCCTGAATAGGAATTGTCTCCTCCGTGATTCATTGGCATCTCTAATCACTTTGGACCATAACTCGTCTACAAAAG GCACAATCAAAGTTATATCAGTGAAGTTGTCGAAATCTGGTTTTCCTCTCGTTGTTTTGGCCACTCGGCATGCGTTTCTCTTTGACACGAGTCTAATGTGTTGGCTGAGGGTCGCTGATGACTGCTTCCCGGCATCAAATTTTGCTAGTTCTTGGAATTTGGGTTCAACTCAGACTGGTGAGCTGGCCTCGCTGCAGGTGGATGTAAGGAAATATTTGGCCAGAAAACCGGGCTGGAGTAG GGTAACCGATGATGGAGTACAAACGCGTGCTCATTTAGAAGCTCAATTGGCATCGTCTTTGGCTCTGAAATCCCCAAACGAATACCGCCAGAGCCTTCTTTCCTACATACGCTTCCTTGCAAG AGAAGCGGATGAGTCTCGATTACGAGAAGTCTGCGAAAGTTTTCTTGGTCCACCAACCGGAATGGCTTCCGATTCCAAGAACCCTGCTTGGGATGCATATGTGCTC GGAATGAAAAAGCACAAACTTTTAAGAGAAGACATTCTTCCAGCAATGGCATCGAATAGGAAAGTCCAACGATTACTTAACGAGTTCATGGATCTCCTCTCCGAATATGCAAGTATCGAAAATAACTTAGACCAAAGAGACCCATCTCCACTGACCGTATCTCAACCAGAGATTGACCCGATGGACTCCAACCCTGCAACCTGCCAAACGGATACTGTTGAGCCAACAACAGATAAGAAGGAAAACCCGTCCCCCGGTATAATAGATCAAATGGATTCTATTCTATCGAATCAAGTAAACTCGGGTACCAAATCTTCCGATCAAGTAAATCAAGCTCCAACAATAGAAGATCCTGCTGGTTCATAA
- the LOC108465175 gene encoding fatty acyl-CoA reductase 3-like: protein MELGSALHFLDNKSILVTGAAGFLAKIFVEKILRVQPNVKKFYLLLRAADHKSAIHRLHNEIIGKDLFKVLKEKCGKNFSLFISEKITLIPGDISHEDLGIKDCTLVQEMLNEVDVVVNLAATTNFDERYDVALGLNTFGAKFVANFAKKCVKLKVLVHVSTAYVSGEKTGLILENSYRMGETLNGVSGLDINFEKKIIEQKLNELRLLGASDKDITQAMKDLGIQRARFYGWPNTYVFTKAMGEMLVGEFKANMATIILRPTIITSTFKEPFPGWAEGVRTIDSLAIGYAKGKLTFFLGDVDSVVDLIPADMVVNAIIIAMVAHASNQPSETIYQVGSSMRNPVKYHNLQDFGYRYFSKKPWINKDGKAVIVGKIRVMDSMASFHRYMALRYLLPLKGLEFANTAFCHFFQGVCSDLNRKISFVTRLIDIYRPYLFFDAIFDDINTEKLRMAARSSLAENDMFYFDPKCINWDDYFMNTHIPGIVKYIFK, encoded by the exons ATGGAATTAGGGAGTGCTCTTCATTTCCTTGATAACAAGTCCATTTTAGTCACTGGTGCTGCTGGGTTTTTGGCAAAAA TTTTTGTGGAGAAAATACTAAGGGTTCAACCAAATGTGAAGAAGTTTTATCTTCTTTTACGTGCTGCGGATCATAAATCCGCTATACACCGTTTGCACAATGag ATTATAGGAAAAGATTTGTTCAAAGTTCTGAAAGAAAAATGCggaaaaaatttcagtttatttaTATCCGAGAAAATTACACTAATTCCTGGAGATATATCTCATGAAGATTTGGGCATTAAAGATTGTACTTTAGTGCAAGAGATGTTGAATGAAGTTGATGTTGTGGTTAACCTTGCTGCAACAACCAACTTTGACGaaag ATATGATGTGGCACTTGGTCTCAATACATTTGGAGCTAAATTTGTTGCAAATTTCGCCAAGAAATGTGTGAAACTAAAAGTTTTGGTTCATGTATCCACAG CTTATGTGTCTGGAGAAAAGACAGGGCTTATACTTGAAAATTCATACAGGATGGGAGAAACCCTTAATGGTGTTTCAGGCTTAGAcattaattttgagaaaaaaattattgaaCAAAAATTGAATGAACTGAGATTGCTAGGTGCTTCAGACAAGGATATTACTCAAGCCATGAAAGATTTGGGCATTCAAAG gGCAAGATTTTATGGATGGCCAAATACATATGTATTTACAAAGGCAATGGGAGAAATGCTAGTGGGGGAATTCAAAGCAAATATGGCTACAATCATATTAAGACCTACTATCATAACCAGCACTTTCAAAGAGCCATTTCCTGGTTGGGCTGAAGGTGTTAG AACCATCGATAGCCTTGCAATAGGTTATGCTAAGGGGAAATTGACTTTCTTCCTCGGTGATGTGGACTCAGTTGTTGACCTG ATACCAGCTGACATGGTGGTGAATGCCATCATCATAGCCATGGTAGCCCATGCATCGAACCAACCATCGGAGACGATCTACCAAGTGGGTTCGTCGATGAGGAACCCGGTCAAGTACCATAACCTCCAAGACTTTGGCTACCGATACTTCTCCAAGAAACCTTGGATCAACAAAGATGGGAAGGCTGTTATTGTTGGCAAAATTCGTGTCATGGATAGCATGGCCAGCTTCCATAGATACATGGCTCTTCGATACTTGCTCCCTTTGAAG GGACTGGAATTTGCAAATACAGCATTTTGCCATTTCTTTCAAGGTGTTTGCAGTGATCTCAATAGGAAAATCAGCTTCGTGACTCGGTTGATAGACATTTACAGACCCTACTTGTTCTTCGATGCAAT ATTTGATGATATAAACACCGAGAAGCTACGAATGGCGGCGAGATCGAGCCTAGCAGAGAACGATATGTTCTATTTCGACCCTAAATGCATCAACTGGGATGATTATTTCATGAACACTCATATTCCTGGGATCGTAAAATAcattttcaaatga